The DNA window CCGATGATAACCATACGGGTTTCGGGCTCGCCGCGCGGCCAGGTGTCGGCATAGGTTGGCGGGCTGAAAGTGCCTTGAACACCCTGTATGATGACCGGCTTATCGACATTGTCGAATTGCACCAGCCCTTTGACACGATAGAGATCATCGCCAAGTTCTTGGGTTAGTTCGTAAAAAAATCGCAGCACCAAATTCCAGTCCATGATACGGGAATCCTGCAAGCAAACCGCGCTGACGTTTGGGGTGTGGCGGTGAACGTCATCCGCCTCATTGTCCGTGCTGCCGAGCCATTCGCCTACCGCATCGTCGCGATTTTTCGGATCAAACAGATCCAGATCGACAATTTTATCGACCGCCAGCACACCAAAAGACGTGACTTCTTTACGTGAATAAGGATTAAGCGCGCCCACTACCGAAGCTGCGCGGGCGAACGCCGCGTCGTCCACCATGTCGCGTTTGTTAAAAATAATCTTGTCAGCGATGGCAATCTGCTTTTGCGCCTCGACCGAGTTTTTGATCTCGGCTTCCACGTGCTTGAGATCGACAACCGTCAATACCGCATCGAGCTTAAACGTCAGATCGAGTTTCAAATCCGTGTAAAGCAGTTTGGCGAGGGGGGACGGATCCGCAATGCCAGTTGTTTCGATGACGATTTTATCAAAGTCAATCTTCGGCTCGGCCAAGCCCACCTTGCGCATGAACAGTTTGTTGAGGCCATCCATCAAATCGCCCTGGGCGGCGCAACAGATGCAGCCGTTCGTCAGCTCCAACATATCCTCAGAGGCGCGCGATATCAGATCACCATCGATGCCTATTTCGCCGAATTCATTGACGATAACGGCAATTTTTCCGGCGTTCGGATCGCTCAACAAGTGGTTGATCATGGTCGTCTTGCCAGAGCCAAGAAAGCCGCTCAGCAACGTGATCGGTATGCGTTGGTCGTTGTCCCGTGAATCTACCCGAGACATCTCCGATCTCCCGAAAGCTACTCTCTTTAGTCGTCCACCATGGCCCAGGCGCGAACCGGTGCGCCGCTGCCGTCACCGATCTTGATCGGCGGGCCGAAGAACTGAAATTCACCTTTTCCGATCAGCTGTTCAAGATTCACCAGCCATTCGTAATGGGTAATTCCGCGGTCCCGGCAGACGCGGTGATTGGGAAATAGATTGTCCGACGGTTTGTCCGTCGAGGGTCCTTCGACGCCATGCAGTTTGGAGCCCCGATCGGCTAGCCAATTGGTGGCGTCG is part of the Pseudomonadota bacterium genome and encodes:
- a CDS encoding GTP-binding protein; amino-acid sequence: MSRVDSRDNDQRIPITLLSGFLGSGKTTMINHLLSDPNAGKIAVIVNEFGEIGIDGDLISRASEDMLELTNGCICCAAQGDLMDGLNKLFMRKVGLAEPKIDFDKIVIETTGIADPSPLAKLLYTDLKLDLTFKLDAVLTVVDLKHVEAEIKNSVEAQKQIAIADKIIFNKRDMVDDAAFARAASVVGALNPYSRKEVTSFGVLAVDKIVDLDLFDPKNRDDAVGEWLGSTDNEADDVHRHTPNVSAVCLQDSRIMDWNLVLRFFYELTQELGDDLYRVKGLVQFDNVDKPVIIQGVQGTFSPPTYADTWPRGEPETRMVIIGRGLNKADLEARFATCILKQHTVLDRGSGAI